A DNA window from Pleuronectes platessa chromosome 19, fPlePla1.1, whole genome shotgun sequence contains the following coding sequences:
- the LOC128424930 gene encoding T-box-containing protein TBX6L has product MQHFSDSKSNMSVPRSPPASDSYQQGSIRMILENADLWKSFDHIGTEMIITKHGRRVFPHCSVSLTGLQPFANYIVMMDMVPVDSFKYKWKKDQWEVAGKAEPQPPCRTFMHPDSPATGSHWMKQSLSFLKVKLTNNTLDQHGHIILHSMHRYFPRFHVIQADSPYTVRWGPFQTFSFPETSFTSVTAYQNPKITKLKIDHNPFAKGFREGGTHSHGKRCRNGSPPAKRDRLDRKALCSTSPDLQRMPSTSQSVQAEKDEASVQPSPKGGHLSAWAVEQDPSERLHAEPLELHEYDYSCEEQMVPASVAHQPYRSVDFARFPFPSNDVDPAHPLVHPPPHTLSTVEHGAQPPHTYHHHHQHHHHHGNTADWSQYPLFSYSCW; this is encoded by the exons ATGCAACACTTCTCTG ACTCTAAGTCGAACATGAGCGTGCCTCGATCCCCCCCAGCGTCCGACTCATACCAGCAGGGCAGCATCAGGATGATCCTGGAGAACGCAGACCTCTGGAAGTCCTTCGACCACATCGGAACAGAGATGATCATAACAAAGCATGGAAG gaGAGTGTTCCCCCACTGCAGCGTCAGCCTGACGGGGCTCCAGCCTTTTGCCAATTACATCGTCATGATGGACATGGTTCCTGTAGACAGCTTCAAATACAAG TGGAAAAAGGATCAGTGGGAGGTCGCAGGGAAGGCAGAGCCCCAGCCCCCGTGTCGGACCTTCATGCACCCGGACTCCCCGGCCACAGGAAGTCACTGGATGAAGCAGTCGCTGTCTTTCCTCAAGGTGAAGCTCACCAACAACACCTTGGACCAGCACGGCCAC ATCATCCTGCACTCGATGCATCGCTACTTCCCCAGGTTCCATGTGATCCAAGCAGACAGTCCCTACACCGTCCGCTGGGGACCCTTCCAGACCTTCTCCTTCCCTGAGACCAGCTTCACTTCAGTGACGGCTTACCAAAACCCAAAG ATCACCAAATTGAAGATTGACCACAACCCTTTCGCAAAGGGCTTCAGAGAGGGAGGCACCCACTCCCACGGCAAAAG GTGTCGGAATGGAAGCCCTCCTGCAAAGAGAGACAGGCTGGACAGGAAGGCTCTTTGTAGCACATCCCCAG ACCTGCAGAGGATGCCCTCCACCTCTCAGTCGGTGCAGGCGGAGAAGGATGAGGCCTCCGTGCAGCCGTCACCGAAGGGGGGTCACCTCTCGGCCTGGGCGGTGGAGCAGGACCCGTCGGAGAGGCTCCACGCTGAGCCCCTGGAGCTGCACGAGTACGACTACAGCTGCGAAGAACAGATGGTGCCTGCGTCCGTGGCCCACCAGCCCTACAG aTCTGTGGATTTCGCCAGGTTCCCCTTCCCGTCCAACGATGTGGATCCAGCGCACCCCCTCGTCCACCCCCCTCCTCACACACTCTCCACAGTGGAGCATGGAGCCCAGCCACCACACacctaccaccaccaccatcagcaccaccaccaccacggcaaCACAGCGGACTGGAGCCAGTACCCCCTCTTCTCGTACTCCtgttggtga